DNA sequence from the Mangifera indica cultivar Alphonso chromosome 18, CATAS_Mindica_2.1, whole genome shotgun sequence genome:
GAACTGAAAGCCCCTATTGAACTTAACCCTTTTACTAGTTTATTTGACACTTTTAAGAAGCTTGTTGAGCTCTATTTTAAGCAGTCACTGAAGTAATTATCTCATTGCACTTTGTGTAATTCTTGATCACTTAATGAAAAATTCTTTGTAATAATGAAGATTAGTCACTTTCAGATTAAGATAATTGTAGTCTGACCCAAAAATTTTCACTGGAATCATCTACCTGGAAACCTTACAGAACAATTCTGGGTTTCACCCTTGATAGTTGATAATATGAGCCTGTTAAACACATGTTTTTCTAGTGTTAGTTTTGTGATCACATGCCAGACTTGCTGATTTAACTAATACTTTTAACATTTCCTCATATCTAGCTGGTTCGAGCTCATTTTCTAGCAAAGCTTGAATGAGCCCCAAGGGGAGCTCAAGCTTAAGTTTGTGCCTAAGAATTTTGTATCGTCGAGCTTGGGAGATATTCCACTTgtgaacttgaaaatttttgatttaaattgattaaaatgatatcgtttttaatTTATACGTATCAagatgatgtcattttgattaatttttggcTTAATTCAATATTGTAGCCAAACATGAATTGACTTGGGGGGAGCTTGTTGAACTTGAATCTAGGCTTAAGTTCAACTTTTTCAAGTTGAGCCATATTCGAACTAACCTAAACTTGAGctcaattcgattcaaatataatcattttcatatcctaatatatgaaataaaattagcTTGGAATAGAGACTTTAAGTTTCTATGAAATACTGATcgattgatttaattatttactttatctttaattcaaaatcatttaattagtaattcaTTTTGTTAATACAGAAAGTATTACTCTGCCGTATTATATTCGGGTCATtcattaataagaaatattttagaaggttttcaaaaaaattattggaaaaaTACCTATAGAGTTTCAACCCTACTAAATACTATATTtgtatgtatacacacttttatGTCAACACAAGGAAAAATAATGCCTTTTTGGGTGCTGCTGAAGCCATTTGGCGTTGTATTTTTGCAAAAGAATTTGTCTGTCTTACCAAAAAATGTAAACACTAGTCTAGTCCATGAAATTTTCATCTCATTCAAGACATCAAATTCATTCTCAGACACGGGTGGATCCAAACTAAGCCCGAATTCAAGCTAGGGATTTTGAGTTGAGCTAGCTTGATGTTGTTAAGTCACTGGAAAGCCGCCAAAAAATCCAACTTCTTTGGCGGTTATTTATCTTCTCCAACCATTTTTTTATTGGTAATGGTGACATATTCATCTTCtccagtttcttttttttctgacaatttctcttctttttcatctcCAACTATTCTTATTTCTCCTCTTTAATGGCTTTTTGACAACTCGTTgtaagcttgagctcgagccagattttttggatttttgttgAGCTTGACCAGCCCTTGTTTGGGCTCAACTTGACACGAATCCGgctttatttacatatatacaaatacacaTTTTGCGGTATTGTTGGCATGAAAGGAAATATCTTTTCTTGGCATGAATTTAGTTATAGCAGATCAAAGTCTAATCTAGCATGAATATAATCAAgcaagtgaaagaaaaaaaagaaatagaaacttACTTGATTAATTGAATTAccaataatatttcaaagtcaAACTCACAGACCACAATATGAAGCTTAAGATATctgaaaatcaaaattgaaacaaCAGTAACAAGAACAAATAAGATCATGCCTTCTGAACTGAAAAACCAAGGATGAAGTCTTTGATTTCGTCGTTGGCAGCTCTATCAAGTGCAGTCTTTCCATCCACGTCCTTGACAGTGTAATTAGCTCCAGCTCTCATAAGCTCTTCAATTTTTGGTTTGTCGCCCTCTGAGGCGGCGAGCATCAGTAAGATGTCAACCGGGTGGATACTTTGGCTTAAGAGAGCCTCCATCTTATCATATGAACCCTCAACTGCAAGCATCCCCATGTAGTTGAAGTACTGCAGGGCAAAATTTGTTTCTTGCTGTTATCACTTCTGAAGAAACTAATTCATATTCACACCAAAGTCTCTTTGAACAATCAGATTTGCTAACCAAAGTATGTTCCTCAGAACAAATAAATGATCATGAGTTGAAAGAATTCCCTTCTACACATTCCATATATGTTTCCATTTAGTAATAGGGATTAGCTTTACTctcaaacaaaaccctaaattctAAACCAGATCTAACTTCTATCAGCATTTGAACATAAACCCTATAGTTCAAACACTAAAATTCTATTAAACAACAATCAAAGAAATTTGGTTCAAACcggtttggtttataaaacgGTTAATAtgggttgataaatttttagaaaaacagtacatatttatgtatgtataaaactatatttgacaattgtcatttttttatatgtttttgtatatatattttatattcatttggATGTTTATTTCGTATACTAGATAACCATAACTcaactattatttattaaatatgaaatacttGAAAGTGAATGATTCTCAATAGGttcaaaatataatctaaaCCAGAGCAAATcctattttttcagtttgatttaaaatttaaaatggtttgatttcaaaccctttttttaagtttggtCCAAAAAAGGTCTTAAACCTTATCAAACTGAACCGTGCGTACCCTTTAAAGCAACCTATAAATCTAACTCAAGTTCAGGCTCAGAGTGTCACACATTCAAATTCACACAAACAAGCAATCTAAAACCCCCATTATTTTCCTCAAACCAGAGTAAACTATCACTAACTGCAATCTAAATTTCAACACACCCTTATCTAAAATACACATGTGAACTTAAAAGCAagcaaaatggaaaaaaaagaaaagatatgcAGATGGGTCTATGATAAAAGAGAATGAACCTGCTCAACATCATCTCTATCAAAGTCATCACGGGACTGGCTTCCATAAATTCCAGCACCTTCAGAATCAACACCATTTTTACCAAACTTGAACCAGCACTGAGCTTTGGACCCATTGGAGGTTCCCATTTTGGGGGGTCGAAGCCATTTGAGATTGTTTTTGGTACCCAGAAACTGGGAGCTGAATTTTGGGAGAGAAGATTGAGGATTTGAAGGTTTTGAAGTAAAGGGTAGGTGAGTTACAATGCATGAGATTGAAGCCATAACTCAAGACTAGATTTTTATCTGTTAAACTACAAATCTCCTGAAGCTGGGTTTATCACCTTCAGTGTCTATCTACACGTGTGTTTAGATGAATGTAAGAGGAAGAAATAATCCTGTGTGGATGATACCTCAAAACGCTTCTGAGAATAAGGATCTGGACCGTGATAATTTCTACTTCAGCCTTCAGGCCCAGGTTCAGTTAGACCGATAGCCTTTGTATGATAATATGAGTAATATCTGAATTCtgatatatcattttcaattttcatggTTGATATTATGCAAGGGTTGTGAGTTTATtgatggccaaacgactatttcccacccaaggtttgatgttttctcaaatgtctctcttttaactatggaaataccaaacacccacccatgaccggttagatttaatagaaccctaacgcctaaaaattttatctctttttgcctccctaaactttaaaaactaaaattttccctcaacctaagttttaaaaaatcgcagtttcacccaagggtttggttttgaaatctccggtaacctctccggctccgttgtcgatgacctctccctcccgaaacaacctctccttccgacgatctctttcctcccatttggaggtccgatcggcgtcggagtcgccttgggagacaaagaacttcgtcggggaagacgaagttcttcgtcttcccagacgaagaagATGGCTTagtctttgtctgggaagacgaagttcgtcttccccgacgaagttcttcgtctcccaaggcgaccccgacgtcgatcggacctccaaatgagaggaaagagatcgccggaaggagaggttgcttcgggagggagaggccgttggcaacggagccggagaggtcaccggagatttcaaaaccaaaccctagggtgaaactacgattttttaaaacttaggctaggggaaaattttagtttttaaaatttaggggggcaaaattatattctattttagtttatttttaatattataacgaaaatgatgattttacccttaccaccattagggttttgttaaatctaaccggccatgggtgggtgtttggtgtttccatagttaaagggcagaaacttgagaaaacatcaaacctttggtgggaaatagtcgtttggcctttattgataaatataggATGTGactagagatgtcaatgggccgTGCCGGGCCGGGCCGGCTCTAGCACGACCCAATGGgctaatgggccgggccggacccgaggcccaaacagtaacgTGCCTTCGTGCCGGGCCGACCCATTAAAATATGAAGGCCCAAGGCCCGACCCATATAATAACGGGCTTTAattgggccgggccgggccttaATTGGGCCTCCATTtgatcataaataataaaattatgatatataataggaTTCTCAGGAAGGGAAGCAGCTATCgtcattaaatttatttgatattaaatctatttgtaatattttgtaatgataaaattaaaataaaataagattaaaaatataataaaataattgggACTGAGAGTTTGAGAtattgagagattgagagtttgagagattgaaagtttgagaaatttataattgtaattgaaagtaaaaattaaaaatttaataggtttttatagggaaaaaattaaaaaaattaagcagatGCTGGTCTGCTTCTTTTTTGCCTTCTGCGAGGTGCTTCTGcctcaaagaaaaaaattaagcagaagCAGCTTCTGCGAGGTGCTTCTGCCAGcccatgggtttaatattaaagcccaaggCCCGGCCCGATAAGTCCATAGGCCTGACCCGACATGCTATAATATCAGGCCGGGCTTTGTCGTGCCCGAATTTTTTTTCGTGCTTTGGGCCGGATCTCTATTCGACCCGACCTAATTGACGTGTCTAGATGTGACAAACTTGGTtcgaatttaaaataatcagtttgaaattgaatttaacTTACTCGATTAGTGATGAGTTCGCTATGAatttaccaaaaagaaaaagagttgtCTAATTtgtctaaaaagaaaaaaaaagttgttaaaaaagaaaaatttatcattaacttttCCACATTTGATTGAATGGAGCTCAACTTAGGACCATCCTTACTTGAACTCGGATTGTTCTATCCAAGTCATGATGCAAGCTGACTTGGATTGTGTACACCCCAAATGTTACATAACAAGAAATTCTTTCGTATATATACTTTTACCCCTTCTTAATCCAAGCTTAATGTCAGagttttaaatgaataaataccgatataatcaataaaatgcatatataataaagaaaaacattgaTTGTGTG
Encoded proteins:
- the LOC123201519 gene encoding protein LHCP TRANSLOCATION DEFECT-like, with amino-acid sequence MASISCIVTHLPFTSKPSNPQSSLPKFSSQFLGTKNNLKWLRPPKMGTSNGSKAQCWFKFGKNGVDSEGAGIYGSQSRDDFDRDDVEQYFNYMGMLAVEGSYDKMEALLSQSIHPVDILLMLAASEGDKPKIEELMRAGANYTVKDVDGKTALDRAANDEIKDFILGFSVQKA